The following coding sequences are from one Stigmatopora nigra isolate UIUO_SnigA chromosome 12, RoL_Snig_1.1, whole genome shotgun sequence window:
- the scdb gene encoding stearoyl-CoA desaturase b — translation MPESSRSTHGESNGIAKESLEKVFDDTYAEKVGSRRPWTLVWRNIWVMAILHAGALYGVSLIPYACALTLIWSFVCFYISALGVTAGAHRLWSHRSYTATPALRVFLALANSMAFQNDIYEWVRDHRVHHKYSETDADPHNAKRGFFFAHVGWLLIRKHPDVIEKGQKLELTDLKADKVVMFQRRHYKLSVLILCFLVPMMVPWYFWGESLLVGYFVPGLLRYAVVLNATWLVNSAAHMWGNRPYDRNINPRENPIVAFSAMGEGFHNYHHTFPFDYATSEFGWSFNLTTAFIDLMCFLSLASERRSATREMITARAQRTGDGSTISG, via the exons ATGCCCGAGAGTAGTCGTAGCACACATGGCGAAAGCAACGGAATCGCGAAAGAGTCGTTGGAGAAGGTGTTTGACGACACTTACGCAGAGAAAGTAGGGAGCAGACGACCCTGGACCCTAGTGTGGAGGAACATCTGGGTCATGGCGATCCTGCACGCCGGCGCTCTCTACGGCGTCTCCCTCATCCCATATGCGTGTGCGCTCACGCTCATATGGA gCTTTGTGTGCTTCTACATCAGTGCTCTTGGGGTGACAGCCGGCGCGCACAGGTTGTGGAGTCACAGATCCTACACGGCAACGCCAGCCCTTAGAGTCTTCCTCGCTCTTGCTAATTCAATGGCTTTTCAG AACGACATTTACGAATGGGTGAGAGATCACCGCGTCCATCACAAGTATTCAGAGACAGACGCTGACCCGCATAACGCCAAGAGAGGCTTCTTCTTTGCGCACGTGGGTTGGCTACTCATTCGCAAGCACCCTGATGTCATTGAGAAAGGACAAAAACTGGAGCTGACTGACCTCAAGGCCGATAAAGTGGTCATGTTCCAAAGACG GCACTACAAACTCTCTGTCCTGATCCTGTGCTTTCTTGTGCCCATGATGGTACCCTGGTACTTCTGGGGGGAGTCCCTCCTGGTGGGCTACTTCGTCCCCGGGTTGCTGAGGTACGCTGTCGTTCTCAATGCTACCTGGCTGGTCAACAGTGCTGCGCACATGTGGGGTAATCGGCCCTACGACCGCAACATCAACCCCAGGGAAAACCCAATTGTTGCCTTCAGCGCCATGG GAGAAGGCTTCCACAACTACCACCACACATTTCCCTTTGATTACGCCACCAGCGAGTTCGGCTGGAGCTTCAACCTCACTACGGCCTTCATCGACCTCATGTGCTTCCTAAGTCTAGCCAGCGAACGTAGGTCGGCGACCCGGGAGATGATCACGGCTCGCGCACAGCGGACAGGCGATGGCAGCACTATAAGTGGCTGA
- the wnt8b gene encoding protein Wnt-8b: MFMHLEACFYIFILLAHMRSYCCWSVNNFLMTGPKAYLIYSSSVAAGAQSGIEECKYQFAWDRWNCPERALQLSTHSGLRSANRETAFVHAISSAGVMYTLTRNCSMGDFDNCGCDDSRNGQRGGHGWLWGGCSDNVGFAEAIAKQFVDALETGQDARAAMNLHNNEAGRKAVKGTMQKTCKCHGVSGSCTTQTCWLQLPEFREVGNYLKEKYHRALKVDLLRGGGNSAAGRGAVAETFSSISRKELVHLEDSPDYCLENRTLGLPGTEGRECLKKGKSLSKWEKRSCKRLCGECGLAVEERKAELVSSCNCKFHWCCAVKCEQCRKTLTKFFCVKRRGTRGRNESAVGRRKTLKPGKKH; this comes from the exons ATGTTCATGCATTTGGAGGCTTGTTTCTATATTTTCATCCTGCTGGCGCACATGAGGTCATACTGCTGCTG GTCAGTGAATAATTTCTTGATGACTGGACCCAAG GCATACCTGATTTACTCAAGCAGTGTGGCGGCAGGCGCCCAGAGTGGCATTGAGGAGTGCAAGTACCAGTTTGCTTGGGACCGCTGGAATTGTCCCGAGAGAGCGCTCCAGCTGTCCACGCACAGTGGTCTGCGCAGTG CCAATCGGGAGACAGCTTTCGTGCATGCCATCAGCTCTGCCGGCGTCATGTACACGCTGACTCGCAACTGCAGTATGGGGGATTTCGACAATTGTGGTTGTGACGACAGCCGCAATGGACAACGAG GTGGTCATGGTTGGCTGTGGGGAGGCTGCAGTGACAACGTCGGGTTCGCCGAAGCCATCGCAAAACAGTTTGTGGATGCTCTGGAAACAGGCCAGGATGCCCGAGCGGCCATGAATCTACACAACAATGAAGCTGGCAGAAAG GCGGTGAAGGGGACCATGCAGAAGACATGCAAATGCCACGGGGTCTCGGGGAGCTGTACCACACAGACCTGCTGGCTGCAGCTGCCCGAATTCAGGGAGGTGGGCAACTACCTGAAGGAGAAATACCACAGAGCACTGAAGGTGGATCTCTTACGCGGGGGCGGAAACAGCGCGGCCGGCCGGGGGGCAGTGGCTGAGACCTTCAGCTCCATCTCCCGTAAAGAGCTAGTCCATCTTGAGGACTCGCCTGACTACTGCCTGGAAAATCGTACTTTGGGGCTACCGGGCACCGAAGGCCGTGAATGCCTGAAAAAGGGCAAGAGCTTGAGCAAGTGGGAGAAGCGCAGTTGCAAGAGGCTATGCGGCGAGTGCGGCCTGGCCGTAGAGGAGCGTAAGGCTGAGTTGGTATCAAGTTGTAACTGTAAGTTCCATTGGTGCTGCGCTGTCAAGTGTGAACAATGCAGAAAGACTTTGACCAAGTTCTTCTGCGTCAAGCGAAGAGGCACCAGAGGGAGGAACGAGAGCGCCGTTGGACGACGCAAGACCCTCAAGCCTGGCAAGAAGCACTGA
- the cfap36 gene encoding cilia- and flagella-associated protein 36 yields MAEDDSEWVVESIVGYLGSPEWIIPVTDFMEHKCTVFDDEDENKFAYTEIHQQYKTLVEKLLENYMQEVGINEQQFSEACTSPFAKSKTVQSVFQPVLATDDFQMFRSLMVQKNMELQLQALRVIKERNGALPDCLTDGDDVMTELQQQEMKILQEVLKKSKEEYDEEMSLRLLLEEDRGCSTSSVEAPKTLFQAPAQDGKSAKTQPQPVESSTHALRAQTMTAKNAKSNQVNGKTPQNNSTATADVKHVDKSNSSSSLPNRTPGSVQCSAEPRVLPPVRHPVSGEQMVAESCLEEAHKEAGFAQPYDELSTSQQECLQQRASYLREQRDKLHALKKEQRVKQVDQEPLCSPASPAPPPPTSSVSPIMIHQSGQAAV; encoded by the exons atggcggagGACGACAGCGAGTGGGTGGTGGAGAGCATCGTGGGTTACCTGGGAAGTCCCGAGTGGATCATCCCCGTTACGGACTTCATGGAGCACAAATGCACAG TGtttgatgatgaagatgaaaatAAGTTTGCATATACAGAAATCCATCAGCAGTATAAAACGTTG GTGGAGAAGCTTTTAGAGAATTACATGCAGGAGGTGGGCATCAACGAGCAGCAGTTTTCAGAAGCATGCACCTCCCCTTTCGCAAAGTCCAAAACGGTTCAG TCTGTATTCCAACCAGTCCTTGCTACAGACGACTTCCAGATGTTTCGCTCCTTGATGGTCCAGAAGAACATGGAGTTGCAGCTTCAGGCCTTGCGGGTCATCAAAGAGAGGAATG GAGCGCTTCCTGATTGTCTGACTGACGGTGACGACGTGATGACCGAGTTGCAGCAGCAAGAGATGAAAATCCTACAGGAAGTCCTCAA AAAGTCCAAAGAGGAGTACGATGAAGAAATGTCATTAAGGTTGCTGCTAGAAGAGGATCGTGGGTGTTCTACATCGAGTGTTGAAGCTCCAAAGACCCTCTTTCAAGCTCCTGCGCAAGATGGCAAGAGTGCCAAG ACTCAGCCCCAACCTGTCGAGAGCAGCACACATGCTCTACGAGCACAAACGATGACGGCAAAGAACGCAAAGTCCAATCAG GTTAATGGCAAAACACCTCAAAACAACAGCACAGCCACAGCAGATGTTAAGCATGTGGACAAAAGCAACAGCTCTTCCTCCCTTCCTAACCGCACACCTG GGAGCGTTCAATGCAGCGCGGAGCCCCGAGTCCTGCCACCTGTAAGACATCCCGTTAGCGGCGAGCAGATGGTGGCCGAATCGTGCCTGGAAGAAGCGCACAAGGAGGCCGGCTTTGCTCAACCTTATGAT GAGCTGTCGACGTCTCAGCAGGAGTGCCTCCAGCAGAGGGCGTCTTACTTACGCGAGCAGCGCGACAAGCTGCACGCCCTCAAGAAGGAGCAACGTGTCAAGCAGGTTGACCAGGAGCCACTTTGCTCCCCTGCCTCACCTGCACCTCCTCCACCTACATCCTCTGTAAGTCCCATCATGATCCATCAGAGCGGTCAGGCCGCCGTTTGA